ACTGTGTCGCCGATTTCGATGTCTCATCGGTCGATCTGCACCCAGACCATGCCCAGCAGGCACCCGCACAGACACTGGTTGCTCCCGAGACAGCAACGCGCACCAAATCCCCACTCGCGCGTGTTCGTGGCGCATACCGTGACTCCGTCATGAGCGTGCCTCACTACGACGAGGAGTACGACGACTCGCTTCTCGAGAGTCTCACTGGGGAATTCAGCCCCGAGGTTGCTGCCGCGGTACTCACTAACGATCAGCTTACGCCCCACCTCCGAGACCGACTCATCGACGCTACTCACCAAGCCCGAGAGAGTCGACACGCCCTCTTACAGGGTCTCAACAACGAACGCACCGCTCTCGAAGCTACCAACGAGAACCTCACCCGCCTTGGTGCTGATCTCGATGACGTCCTCTCCGCTCAGTCATTCCACACATGGACTGGTGAGGAACTCGCGACCGCGCGAGAGTGCATCCACGCACGCCAGCAAGAATGTGATCAGCTCGCCGCCGACCGCCAAGCCACCCTCCAAAAACAGCGGATTCCCAGCACTCACCACATCGATCACGAGTTCACACAGTATCTCTACGAGTCACTGCCAGTGACCTATCCTGTTTTGACGGATATCACCAGTCTCGTCGGGACGCTTCGTACCGCCCAACACGGTGTCGAACGCGCGCTAAACGCGCGAAATTCCGAACCCTGACCTGGAGCTACCCCTTGGAACTCCCTCGGGTGTCCGTGTGCGCTCGGTTCGGAATTGACCGTTTTGAGTCTCCTGCTCGTAGTTACTCGTCCTTAGCTCTCTAAGCGCGAGTAACACGCATTTCTGCTGGAGGGATTAGTAATCAAATCTATACGTTAGATTGCATACTCACCGGCGGCTGTCAGAAGCGCCGTGCAAGATTCAGAGGGTGTATGCAGCACGACACCCGAAGCTCGATGCCGTTTTCGTATTTCTTAATGGTATCTTCCCGCTCCCGCTCGTTCATAGATGGACGAGGCCCTCACCGATTTCAAATGGAGGCCTCGGAAACCCCCGCCTATTTATAGCAAGAGAGGTACGAACGTTCGTACCTCGCTACCAATAGACGGCGACCGGCTTGATCGCGATTAAGGGCTCGTCCGAGGAGAAGAGATCTGCATCGATGTTCAACCCCTCCGAACTGTTCGCACCATCAATACTATCTTCGAAGTCGCTGCGGAACTCCTCCATCTCGTCCCTACTCATCACCGTATCAGCCACCCGCAGTACCTCGGCATAATCCCACTCACCATCCTCCGAGATCTCCACAACCCGGCCGAGCGCCGTGTACTCTTTCACGGCTAAGAACTCGTTAGGCTCTGTCTGGATGTGATTATCCGCCAGCAACATCCCGCACTGCGTGAAGGTGCCATCAGCGCCCTTCGTCTTGTCCTGGTCAAGATCCAACAGCAGACACGTGTTCTCCCCGTAAATCACGTTGAGCGCTTCATCGAGGTCCTCACTGATAACATCGCTCGCGGACGTGCCGACACGGTCCAGCCCCGGGTTCTGACCGACACCCAGCATATCGGCAAACGAATTCTCCCCCTGCAGGCCGAACGGATCGTCCCCGCCCATCATCCCCATCGGGTCTTCCTGCTGCATCCGGTCGCGGGGATCTTCTACGCCCTCTCGGCCGCCACCGAGGTCGGGCCGGCCCTCATCGCCGCCCTGGTCATCCTCAAGCGTTTCGAGACGCTGGGATATCTCCTCCAATTCTTGAATGGCCACGAGGCGCTTGATCGCGAACAGCTGGCGATACAGGGGATCGGTCATTCCCGTCCCGGTCACCTCGACGACGTCACCGGCCTCCAGATCATCATCCACGGACTTGATCAGGCCTTTCTCATCTAGGTCGTTCCGCAGCTGGGTGTGCAGGCCCTGGTCGATGACCCGGTCTGTGGTCTCGGTCATGCGCTGCGCTGAGACGGACCCGCCGAGGTTGCCCTCCAAGCCGAGCTTTCCGAGCCACTCAAGAAGCGGGAGTGCTGCCTCCCCCTTCGCTCCGGCGCTGGCCTGACCGTCGACGTTCGTCTCGTTGCCTTGCTGGCGGGATTCCGGAATCCATCCGTGTAGGGAGGCATACCAGCTGTCGAGTGTTCCGGGATCGAGGTAGACGTAGTCACGGACCGCGAGGTCATCTCCGGAAGAACCGAACATACTCAGAAGCACACCCGCGTGCGCCATTAAGTGACAGCCAACCACGGTGAAAGTGATTAGCGGCGCAGTGATTAGAGTGCTATTAACTGTATATCTGATTACACCTATTGTAATTTCCTTGAGACAAAAAGATTCAGAAAGATAACTGTTAATATACAACAACTATTGATCCCGTAGCCACAGAGTTCGTCATCAGCCAAGGGTGCTGAATATGCGCCCTGTATCTTGCACGCCGATTTCAACACGTCGACAACCTGTGATGTGAGAAACTCTGAGAATCAGTGCTAACCCCCTATACCTCTCCATGATTCTCAAGGAAAACACAGTGACCCGCGACGACCGAGTGAATGTTACCCCACCAACCCAAGATCATTCAGACGTCTGATGATCTCTTCCAAGGCTGCTTCGGCTTCGTCGTGAATCTTCGCCCCCGTAATCACCATTTTCCCCGATCCGAACAGGAGTGCGACCACATCGGGGTCGTCGAGCCGATAGACGAGACCAGGAAACTGCTCGGGCTCGTATTCGACACTTTCGAGCCCCAGCCCGATCGCAATTGCATTCAGATTCAATGTCTCGCCGAGGTCGGCACCTGACACGATATTTTGGACCGTTACGTCAGGTGCCTCAACATCGATCCCGAGCTCTACCAGTGCACCCACGGCCGTATGGACTGTCTCCTGAACCTCCTCGATGCTTTGCGCTCCCGTACACGTGATCGCCCCTGACCGGAAAATTAGACACGTCGCTTTTGCATCGTCTGGTCGGTAGATCAATCCCGGAAACTGTCCTGGGTCGAAGTCCGCGCCTGTGAGATCCATCGCAACCGATTCCAGATCGATTTCCTGGCCGATCCCCGATGAGGCGACCACGTTCTGAGTTTCGAGTGTCGCTACCGGATCGTCGACAGTATCTTCGCGGGTCATTTTTGAGCGATGGCGTGTCCCAATGAAGAGATGTGGGGTTCCTCGACCAACAGTCCGCTGATCGCGAGAGAGTGTGGATTACTCATCAAGAGCAATTCTCCGCCGGTGCATTCGGTGAAGGAAATCAACCAGTGTCACTCCCAGAACTGGTCTATGGAGATGGCCATCTTAAACCTCGGGAGATAGGGTGCACCCACTGGGAAATGCCCGAACCACGAAGTAAATCATCCGAACTACCTCAGCGTGCTGTGAGATTCTACTTCCACTATGCTTGGCAAGCGTATATGCAAATCTCCGACGGTATCCAGAACGAGGGTGATTCGCCCTCCAGAGGGAGAGTGCCCGGGACCGTCACACGCTCCGGATCTCTTCGGGTCCCAGAAATTCAAATCGACCCATGACCACACAGAATTCCAGTTTTGGCACCTGCCCGTCTTGCGAGACGGGGATCCCTGCAGGGTTGGTCCTGATCGAGTATGAACGCGCAGACGAATCGGCTGCGTTCGCCGAATGTCCTGGCTGCCGAGAAGTCGTTCGTCCACGCTAACCCGGTATGAGCCAGGGATTCCGCTGGGACACAGACAATGAGTGTCGAACCCACCGACCAACTCCTGTTAGCTCCAGTCCGTCCGCTCAATCGAATAGCCGCCACACTCGGGACATACCTGCCGTTGGACCCTGAAACAGGCTCCACACTCCAGACACTCGTATGCAGGCGGCTCTCCCCGATCACCGCGTGTGAACACCGCTCGCAGCTGTGTGAATCCCTTCATCGAATTACCATCCGGCGAGGATATCAGGTGCGGTCCGCTCCGGACTCGGACGACGCTTCAGTCACGTCTTCGTCGGCAGGTTCGTCCGTCGTGTCGAGACTTTCCAGCGCCGCAATCGCGCTCTCCCGATAGACGCTGATCGACCCCCCATACTCCTCGCGAGCCATCTGGGCGTACTCGTTGGTCTCAGCATCGAAGCCCTGGAGCCGCTCGATCGTCTTCTCGGCGGTCTCGACTACCCACCGGTCCCGAGCTGTCTCTTCGACCCGATTAATCGATTCGGGGCGGACTGCCACGTTGGTATCACCCTCATCGGTCTCGTAGCTCCGGGGTTTGCCCACGACCGCGACGTACGCCGGCGTCTCGATCTCCCGGAGTGAGTTTGCCGCCTCGGGTTGATACTGACCAGCGTACGCGTAAAACGTGCCTGTCGGATCGACCACGCGACCCTTCCAGTATTCCGAGTCCGACCCGACATCTTCGGTCTCGGTGAGCGTCCCCACGAAGAACAACCGATTCGCCCGCTCGCCCGTCGGCAACAGCGTGTAGTTCGGCGCGAGTTCGTCGTCGGACTCTTTGAACATATAGGTCGCGTCGTTGAACTCCCGTGCAAAC
This portion of the Halococcus salifodinae DSM 8989 genome encodes:
- a CDS encoding DUF7260 family protein, translated to MATCFVPTHVRSATPVVETDHERTITERDAFARFADCVADFDVSSVDLHPDHAQQAPAQTLVAPETATRTKSPLARVRGAYRDSVMSVPHYDEEYDDSLLESLTGEFSPEVAAAVLTNDQLTPHLRDRLIDATHQARESRHALLQGLNNERTALEATNENLTRLGADLDDVLSAQSFHTWTGEELATARECIHARQQECDQLAADRQATLQKQRIPSTHHIDHEFTQYLYESLPVTYPVLTDITSLVGTLRTAQHGVERALNARNSEP
- a CDS encoding DUF6414 family protein, coding for MFGSSGDDLAVRDYVYLDPGTLDSWYASLHGWIPESRQQGNETNVDGQASAGAKGEAALPLLEWLGKLGLEGNLGGSVSAQRMTETTDRVIDQGLHTQLRNDLDEKGLIKSVDDDLEAGDVVEVTGTGMTDPLYRQLFAIKRLVAIQELEEISQRLETLEDDQGGDEGRPDLGGGREGVEDPRDRMQQEDPMGMMGGDDPFGLQGENSFADMLGVGQNPGLDRVGTSASDVISEDLDEALNVIYGENTCLLLDLDQDKTKGADGTFTQCGMLLADNHIQTEPNEFLAVKEYTALGRVVEISEDGEWDYAEVLRVADTVMSRDEMEEFRSDFEDSIDGANSSEGLNIDADLFSSDEPLIAIKPVAVYW
- a CDS encoding DUF7837 family putative zinc-binding protein, with translation MTTQNSSFGTCPSCETGIPAGLVLIEYERADESAAFAECPGCREVVRPR
- a CDS encoding RPA family protein, whose protein sequence is MSANGNGADDGDGDASSSGGSTASTGREVARRLFAREFNDATYMFKESDDELAPNYTLLPTGERANRLFFVGTLTETEDVGSDSEYWKGRVVDPTGTFYAYAGQYQPEAANSLREIETPAYVAVVGKPRSYETDEGDTNVAVRPESINRVEETARDRWVVETAEKTIERLQGFDAETNEYAQMAREEYGGSISVYRESAIAALESLDTTDEPADEDVTEASSESGADRT
- a CDS encoding TATA-box-binding protein encodes the protein MTREDTVDDPVATLETQNVVASSGIGQEIDLESVAMDLTGADFDPGQFPGLIYRPDDAKATCLIFRSGAITCTGAQSIEEVQETVHTAVGALVELGIDVEAPDVTVQNIVSGADLGETLNLNAIAIGLGLESVEYEPEQFPGLVYRLDDPDVVALLFGSGKMVITGAKIHDEAEAALEEIIRRLNDLGLVG